Proteins from one Anaerolineae bacterium genomic window:
- a CDS encoding NAD+ synthase, translated as MARTSAPPSGGDVDRCTELSLNPSAVRTRLCRFIRRGCASAGRRRAVLGLSGGLDSAVVCYLAAEALGPENVLAVTMPYATSSPASLADALEVVARTGVQRQHVDITPFVDPLFAALPDMDRRRKGNAMARARMIVLYDRSEAFQGLVLGTGNKTEILLGYSTLYGDSACALAPIGDLYKTQVRQLAAALNVPESILAKPPTADLWPGQTDEDDLGLTYAEADAILHLLFDARLSPAQVQNRGYREEAVRRVCDLVRKNRFKRRLPRVARIGAGA; from the coding sequence ATCGCCCGGACATCTGCGCCGCCCTCGGGAGGAGATGTGGATCGCTGCACCGAACTCAGCCTGAACCCGTCGGCAGTACGCACTCGCCTGTGCCGCTTCATCCGCCGGGGTTGCGCCAGTGCCGGCCGCCGACGGGCCGTCCTCGGCCTCTCCGGCGGCCTGGATTCCGCCGTCGTCTGCTACCTGGCCGCGGAGGCTCTGGGGCCCGAGAACGTGCTAGCGGTGACCATGCCCTACGCTACTTCGTCCCCCGCCTCGCTGGCAGACGCCCTGGAGGTGGTAGCGAGGACGGGTGTGCAGCGACAGCACGTGGACATCACGCCGTTCGTGGATCCCCTCTTCGCCGCCCTCCCCGACATGGACCGCCGGCGCAAGGGGAACGCCATGGCCCGGGCTCGCATGATCGTGCTCTACGACCGCAGCGAAGCCTTCCAGGGGCTGGTCCTGGGCACGGGCAACAAGACCGAAATCCTGCTAGGATACTCCACTCTCTACGGCGACAGCGCCTGTGCCCTTGCCCCCATCGGCGATCTGTACAAGACCCAAGTCCGGCAATTGGCCGCCGCCCTGAATGTGCCGGAGTCCATACTGGCCAAACCCCCCACGGCCGACCTGTGGCCCGGCCAGACCGACGAGGACGACCTGGGCCTAACCTACGCTGAGGCCGACGCCATCCTGCATCTGCTGTTCGACGCCCGGCTCTCCCCCGCCCAGGTCCAGAACCGGGGCTATCGGGAAGAGGCGGTGAGGCGCGTCTGTGACTTAGTGCGGAAGAATCGGTTCAAGCGTCGGCTCCCCCGCGTGGCCAGAATCGGCGCTGGTGCCTAA
- the rplL gene encoding 50S ribosomal protein L7/L12: MTKEELIHAVEQMSVLELAELVKALEERFGVTAAAPVAVAAGPAVVQPEEEEEKTEFDVVLQEVGDKKIQVIKVVRQLTSLGLKEAKELVESAPAKVLEAVTKEEAQKAQEALQAEGAKVVLQ; encoded by the coding sequence ATGACGAAGGAAGAACTCATCCACGCCGTGGAGCAGATGAGTGTTTTGGAGCTGGCGGAACTGGTCAAGGCCCTGGAGGAGCGCTTCGGGGTGACGGCAGCGGCTCCCGTGGCAGTGGCGGCCGGTCCGGCCGTGGTACAGCCCGAGGAGGAAGAGGAGAAGACCGAGTTCGACGTCGTTCTCCAGGAAGTGGGCGACAAGAAGATCCAGGTGATCAAGGTGGTGCGTCAGCTCACCAGTCTGGGGCTGAAGGAAGCCAAGGAGCTGGTAGAGAGCGCTCCGGCCAAGGTGCTCGAGGCCGTCACCAAGGAGGAAGCGCAGAAGGCGCAAGAAGCGCTCCAGGCCGAGGGAGCCAAGGTCGTGCTGCAGTAG
- a CDS encoding 50S ribosomal protein L10: MAISRQEKQALVKEYEENLDSSRAFFLAHYTGLTVGEMERVREAMAREETRVEVLRNRLFLIAAQRAGKEAVGQILDGPTLAVFCLGDPTSPAKTLSGFARDMEGLSVYGGLLGQAVLGAEEFQQLAGLPSREELLAKVVGGLQAPIYGLVSVLGGVLRSMLYVLQARIDQLEGQAS; the protein is encoded by the coding sequence GTGGCGATCAGTAGACAGGAGAAGCAGGCTCTGGTCAAGGAGTACGAGGAGAACCTTGACTCCAGCCGCGCCTTCTTCCTCGCTCACTACACTGGCCTGACGGTAGGCGAGATGGAGCGCGTGCGGGAGGCCATGGCTCGCGAGGAGACACGGGTCGAGGTGCTGCGAAACCGGCTCTTCCTGATCGCGGCCCAGCGGGCGGGCAAGGAGGCGGTAGGTCAGATCCTGGACGGACCCACGCTGGCCGTGTTCTGCCTGGGCGACCCGACGTCGCCTGCCAAGACCTTGTCTGGGTTTGCTCGGGATATGGAAGGGCTGTCCGTCTACGGCGGGCTGCTGGGACAGGCCGTCCTGGGAGCGGAGGAGTTCCAGCAACTGGCCGGCCTCCCCAGCCGGGAGGAGTTGCTGGCCAAGGTGGTGGGAGGGCTGCAGGCTCCCATCTACGGTTTGGTAAGCGTGCTCGGCGGGGTGCTACGAAGCATGTTGTACGTCCTGCAGGCGCGGATAGATCAGCTGGAGGGGCAGGCTTCATAG
- a CDS encoding 50S ribosomal protein L1 — protein sequence MSSRGRKYLEAAAKVDGRRAYGVTEALQLVKDTSFTKFDGTVEVHMRLGVDPRHADQQVRGTVVLPHGTGKEVRVLVFAEGEAQRIAEEAGADYVGGDDLVERIQGGWLDFDLAIAVPQMMGKVGRLGRILGPRGLMPNPRVGTVVQPEDLVRVVSEAKRGRVEFRVDRGANLHVAIGNTSFEVEKLRENFAALMAEVIRSRPPAARGQFIRRITVTSTMGPGVKVDVAEAQALV from the coding sequence TTGAGTAGCAGAGGCAGGAAGTACTTGGAGGCCGCGGCCAAAGTAGACGGCCGGCGAGCCTACGGAGTAACCGAGGCGCTCCAACTGGTGAAGGATACCAGCTTCACCAAGTTCGACGGGACGGTTGAGGTGCACATGCGCCTGGGCGTGGACCCGAGACACGCCGATCAGCAGGTGCGAGGCACCGTGGTGCTCCCCCACGGAACGGGCAAGGAGGTGAGGGTGCTGGTCTTCGCCGAGGGCGAGGCTCAGCGCATCGCGGAGGAGGCCGGGGCCGATTACGTCGGTGGAGACGATCTGGTGGAGCGGATTCAGGGCGGTTGGCTGGACTTCGACCTGGCCATCGCTGTGCCGCAGATGATGGGCAAAGTAGGCCGTCTGGGCCGCATCCTGGGCCCCAGGGGCCTGATGCCCAACCCTCGGGTGGGCACAGTGGTGCAGCCGGAGGACCTCGTGCGTGTGGTGTCGGAGGCCAAGCGGGGGCGAGTCGAGTTTCGGGTGGACCGGGGTGCCAACCTGCACGTGGCCATCGGCAACACCTCGTTCGAGGTGGAGAAGTTGCGAGAGAACTTCGCGGCGCTCATGGCCGAGGTGATCCGGTCCCGCCCTCCGGCCGCTCGGGGCCAGTTCATTCGCCGTATCACGGTGACCAGCACCATGGGCCCCGGCGTGAAGGTGGATGTGGCCGAGGCCCAAGCTCTGGTGTAG
- the rplK gene encoding 50S ribosomal protein L11, with product MAKKVMAVVKLQIPAGKATPAPPVGPALGQHGVNIMAFCKEYNARTASMAGAIVPAEITVYQDRSFTFETKSPPASDLLKRAAGVEKGSGDPGGQRVATVTRQQIREIAEAKMRDLNARDLEAAMRQIEGSARSMGFRIEED from the coding sequence ATGGCGAAGAAAGTGATGGCGGTGGTCAAACTGCAGATCCCCGCTGGCAAGGCGACGCCGGCTCCGCCGGTTGGGCCGGCTCTGGGGCAGCACGGCGTGAACATCATGGCGTTCTGCAAGGAATACAACGCTAGGACGGCCTCCATGGCGGGGGCCATCGTCCCGGCCGAGATTACCGTGTATCAGGACCGGTCTTTCACCTTTGAGACCAAGAGCCCTCCGGCGAGTGACCTGCTCAAGCGCGCGGCCGGAGTGGAGAAGGGCTCGGGAGACCCGGGGGGGCAGCGGGTGGCTACGGTGACGCGGCAGCAGATCCGCGAGATCGCAGAGGCCAAGATGCGCGATCTGAATGCTCGTGACCTCGAAGCGGCCATGCGCCAGATCGAGGGGAGCGCCCGTAGCATGGGCTTCCGGATAGAAGAGGATTAG
- the nusG gene encoding transcription termination/antitermination protein NusG: protein MEDKNREDGWDELGAPEEGNGADAAAPVAAEAEAEAEAEAGPEAEGEAEERPASHWYVVHTYSGYENKVRQNLLHRVESMAAGDLIFDVVVPTEEVVELHQGQRRTVERRIFPGYVLVNMILNDHSWTVVRNTPGVTGFVGSGKDPTPLLEDEVAKIMQRMEAGAPRVRVSFQPGSKVRITDGPFADFIGTVDTIDNDRRKVRVMVNFFGRDTPIELDFLQVEEI, encoded by the coding sequence ATGGAAGACAAGAACAGAGAGGACGGCTGGGACGAGTTGGGGGCGCCAGAGGAAGGCAATGGGGCCGACGCGGCTGCACCTGTCGCGGCCGAGGCTGAAGCCGAGGCTGAGGCTGAGGCTGGGCCAGAAGCCGAAGGAGAGGCCGAGGAAAGACCGGCTAGCCACTGGTACGTGGTGCATACCTACTCCGGGTACGAGAACAAGGTGCGGCAGAATCTGCTCCACCGTGTGGAATCCATGGCCGCCGGAGACCTCATCTTCGACGTGGTCGTGCCCACGGAGGAGGTGGTGGAGCTGCACCAGGGCCAGAGGCGAACGGTAGAGCGGCGTATCTTCCCCGGATACGTTCTGGTCAACATGATCCTGAACGATCACTCGTGGACGGTCGTCCGCAACACGCCCGGAGTGACGGGTTTCGTGGGCAGCGGCAAGGACCCGACACCGCTCTTGGAGGACGAGGTCGCCAAGATCATGCAGCGCATGGAGGCGGGCGCCCCGCGGGTGCGAGTGTCCTTCCAGCCCGGGTCCAAGGTCCGTATCACCGATGGGCCGTTTGCCGACTTCATCGGGACGGTGGACACCATTGACAACGACCGGCGCAAGGTGCGGGTCATGGTCAACTTCTTCGGTCGAGATACCCCCATCGAGCTGGACTTCCTGCAGGTGGAGGAGATCTGA
- the secE gene encoding preprotein translocase subunit SecE yields the protein MSKTAVRTKRGDGLISRARDYIKETRAEIGRVTWPTREQALRLTGIVLAVTTALAAFLALVDYIFAWYVSRVLALDVIAIGVSLVLAIAGGVWWVTVGRRR from the coding sequence GTGAGCAAGACTGCGGTGCGAACCAAGCGCGGCGACGGCCTGATCAGCCGAGCACGGGACTATATAAAGGAGACGCGAGCAGAGATCGGGCGGGTGACCTGGCCTACGCGCGAGCAGGCGCTGCGCCTAACGGGGATCGTGCTCGCGGTGACGACGGCCCTCGCCGCCTTCCTGGCGCTGGTGGACTACATCTTTGCCTGGTACGTCAGCCGGGTATTGGCGCTCGATGTCATAGCCATTGGAGTGTCATTGGTGCTGGCGATCGCCGGGGGCGTCTGGTGGGTGACCGTCGGCCGCCGCCGATGA